A region from the Candidatus Electrothrix scaldis genome encodes:
- a CDS encoding transposase, translating into MVRLRHAVFKKSVNYFGGYMKHAAEFKQCCMKYRDSTHKKTRELAREFLNDWDTIFHVLSNPTWPLTNNEAEQALRHWVIARKLSHGTRNGQGSHVFAILASVIDTCRKRNACPWKYLAEVITARRQGLDVPPLPLAA; encoded by the coding sequence TTGGTACGCCTTCGCCATGCTGTATTCAAAAAAAGTGTCAACTACTTTGGGGGGTATATGAAGCATGCCGCCGAATTTAAGCAATGCTGCATGAAATATCGGGATTCAACGCATAAAAAAACACGCGAGCTGGCCAGAGAATTTCTCAACGACTGGGACACGATTTTTCATGTGTTGTCGAATCCGACGTGGCCCCTGACCAATAATGAGGCGGAGCAAGCGTTACGTCATTGGGTTATTGCGCGCAAATTAAGCCACGGTACCCGTAATGGTCAAGGTAGTCATGTGTTCGCCATACTTGCGAGCGTGATTGATACGTGTAGGAAGCGCAACGCCTGTCCGTGGAAATATCTCGCCGAGGTTATCACGGCTCGGCGTCAGGGGCTGGATGTACCTCCTCTGCCTCTTGCTGCGTAA
- a CDS encoding putative DNA binding domain-containing protein: MVNIKTLQDISILSESVELECKLAAGRDGKGQLPKDFWPTYSSFANTRGGVILLGVKEKKRRFSLHGVAEPQRLVTSLFNHLNNPQKVSVNLLTDEDVQVITIEERQLVLIQVPAASRQNKPVFLNGNPLQGNTFRRLHEGDRPCDDATVKRMLAEQVEDSRDRKILSGFDLHDIDIESLHRYRQMLSSLRPDHPWNALPDQEFLRVQGGFRQDRQSGEKGLTLAGLLMFGQWPSIQEAVPDYFIDYQEQGEDKGSHTRWLDRVIPDGTWSGNIFDFFLRISRKLTADLKVPFLLKGHVRQDDTLLHRALREALVNTLVHADYSDRASILIKKDPEGFLFRNPGLMRVPTEQALRGGESDCRNQTLHQLFLMINLGERAGSGLPKIRQGWESNGGTLCLFDTFTPYDQTRLEMLWRKSEEEKGKTPGKRWENAGETLGKTAEEILQFLTATPTMTIPELAALLNRSESAIERAIRKLRQAEKLKRIGPAKGGFWQVP; this comes from the coding sequence ATGGTTAACATCAAGACATTACAGGATATCAGCATCCTCTCGGAAAGCGTTGAGCTTGAATGCAAACTGGCTGCTGGCCGCGACGGCAAAGGACAGCTACCCAAAGATTTCTGGCCCACCTACAGCAGTTTTGCCAATACCCGAGGTGGGGTCATCCTGCTGGGGGTAAAGGAGAAAAAAAGGAGGTTCTCATTGCACGGGGTTGCAGAACCGCAACGGCTGGTTACCAGCCTGTTCAATCACCTCAATAATCCGCAAAAGGTCAGCGTTAATCTACTGACAGATGAGGATGTTCAGGTCATCACCATTGAAGAACGCCAATTGGTTCTGATTCAGGTTCCAGCAGCCTCACGCCAGAACAAACCGGTCTTTCTCAACGGTAATCCTTTGCAAGGAAACACCTTCCGCCGCCTCCATGAAGGGGATCGCCCCTGTGACGATGCCACTGTCAAAAGAATGTTGGCAGAACAAGTGGAAGACAGTCGGGACAGAAAAATACTGTCCGGCTTTGACCTGCATGACATAGATATTGAGAGCCTGCACAGGTATCGTCAAATGCTCTCCTCTCTTCGCCCGGACCATCCCTGGAATGCCCTGCCTGACCAGGAGTTTCTCCGCGTCCAGGGTGGGTTTCGTCAGGACCGGCAATCAGGAGAAAAAGGGCTGACCTTGGCTGGTCTGCTCATGTTCGGGCAATGGCCCTCCATTCAGGAGGCTGTTCCTGATTATTTTATCGACTATCAGGAACAAGGGGAGGACAAAGGTTCGCATACCCGCTGGCTCGACAGAGTCATCCCGGACGGCACTTGGTCCGGTAATATTTTTGATTTTTTCCTGAGGATATCCCGCAAGCTGACAGCGGACCTTAAAGTACCCTTTCTCCTCAAAGGTCATGTTCGTCAGGACGACACCCTGCTCCATCGGGCCTTACGGGAGGCCTTGGTCAACACCTTGGTCCATGCAGATTACAGCGACCGGGCATCTATTCTCATCAAGAAAGACCCTGAAGGCTTTCTCTTCCGCAATCCCGGCCTGATGCGGGTGCCAACAGAGCAGGCCCTGCGAGGCGGAGAAAGCGATTGCCGCAACCAAACCCTCCATCAACTTTTTCTCATGATCAATCTCGGAGAACGGGCTGGTTCCGGTCTACCAAAAATTCGCCAAGGATGGGAAAGTAACGGTGGAACCCTTTGTCTTTTCGATACATTCACCCCCTACGACCAAACCAGACTGGAAATGCTCTGGCGTAAAAGTGAAGAGGAAAAAGGCAAAACGCCGGGGAAACGCTGGGAAAACGCCGGGGAAACGCTGGGAAAAACAGCCGAAGAGATCCTCCAGTTTCTCACAGCAACACCTACCATGACCATTCCAGAGTTGGCAGCCCTTTTGAACCGCTCAGAAAGCGCTATTGAACGAGCCATCCGCAAATTACGTCAGGCGGAAAAACTGAAAAGGATTGGCCCTGCCAAAGGAGGCTTTTGGCAAGTTCCTTAA
- a CDS encoding M3 family oligoendopeptidase, with the protein MSTERNNELGTTEVLWNLTDLYECLDDEMIQEDLDFCHQEADLLQENQGKLTELEPATFARTVRRLERIQANLGRIETYAFLNFATQVKNAEAGSFLQKIKEEGSKLNKKLVFFNLEWAKLDQETAENLLANEEVATYGHFLRNLRRYADHLLSEAEESLLVEFEPVGIESWLNLFEKVLGYLEFGEDKRGEEEVLSDLYSNDREVRRKAAQELTEGLQSQLHILTHIFNTILAEKMISDRLRNYPSWIRTRNLSNELEDVTVEALVTASVDRYDLVQRYYRLKKELLGLDELQDYDRYAPLPSLPDQQISWQECQDMVLEGFRGFSPELADIAELFFTKNWIHAPLLDGKRGGAFAHPAVPDAHPYVLVNYTGNLRDVSTVAHELGHGVHQYLAKEQGYYNSNTTLVLAETASVFAELLIFHRQLDILEDPAQRRAFTCQKLESIFATVFRQISMNQFEEMIHISRRELGELSTEDLSDLWMISQETMFDDSVNLGEQYRIWWSYIPHFLHTPGYVYSYAFGELLVLALYRIYQTEGADSFVPKYIQLLSQGGKQSPYELLKPFDIDLNDPAFWQGGLAVIEEMLVSVEKG; encoded by the coding sequence ATGTCAACAGAACGTAATAATGAACTCGGCACCACCGAGGTGCTATGGAATCTCACCGACCTCTATGAATGCCTGGACGACGAGATGATCCAGGAAGACCTGGACTTCTGCCACCAGGAGGCAGATCTCCTCCAGGAAAACCAGGGCAAACTGACAGAGCTGGAACCAGCGACTTTCGCCCGTACGGTCCGGCGGCTGGAACGCATCCAGGCCAATCTGGGCCGGATCGAAACCTATGCCTTTCTCAACTTTGCCACCCAGGTAAAAAACGCCGAGGCAGGTTCCTTCCTGCAAAAGATCAAAGAGGAAGGCAGCAAGCTCAACAAAAAATTGGTCTTCTTTAATCTGGAATGGGCCAAGCTGGACCAGGAAACAGCAGAGAACCTGCTCGCCAACGAGGAGGTCGCGACCTATGGTCATTTTCTCCGTAACCTTCGCCGCTACGCTGATCATCTGCTTTCTGAGGCCGAAGAAAGCCTGCTGGTGGAATTCGAACCTGTGGGTATAGAAAGCTGGCTCAACCTCTTTGAAAAGGTGCTGGGCTATCTGGAATTCGGGGAAGACAAACGCGGTGAGGAAGAGGTGCTCTCTGACCTCTATTCCAACGACCGGGAAGTGCGGCGCAAGGCGGCCCAGGAACTGACTGAGGGTCTGCAAAGCCAGCTCCATATCCTTACCCATATCTTTAACACCATTCTGGCGGAAAAAATGATCAGCGACCGCCTGCGCAACTATCCCTCCTGGATCAGGACCCGCAACCTGTCCAACGAGCTGGAAGATGTCACCGTGGAGGCCTTGGTCACCGCTTCAGTGGACCGCTACGATCTGGTGCAACGCTATTACCGCCTGAAAAAGGAACTTCTGGGCCTGGATGAGTTGCAGGATTATGACCGCTACGCCCCCTTGCCCTCGCTGCCGGATCAGCAGATCTCCTGGCAGGAATGTCAGGACATGGTCCTGGAGGGATTTCGTGGTTTCTCACCCGAGCTGGCCGATATTGCCGAACTCTTTTTCACGAAAAACTGGATCCATGCCCCCCTGCTGGACGGCAAACGAGGCGGGGCCTTTGCTCATCCTGCGGTGCCGGACGCTCATCCCTATGTGTTGGTCAATTACACCGGTAATCTGCGCGATGTCTCCACCGTGGCCCATGAGCTGGGACATGGGGTCCACCAGTACCTTGCCAAAGAACAGGGCTATTATAACAGCAACACCACCTTGGTCCTGGCCGAGACCGCCTCGGTCTTTGCCGAGCTACTCATCTTCCATCGTCAACTGGACATCCTTGAAGATCCGGCCCAGCGCCGCGCTTTTACCTGCCAGAAGCTGGAGTCTATCTTTGCCACGGTCTTTCGTCAGATCTCCATGAACCAGTTTGAGGAGATGATCCACATTAGTCGCAGAGAACTTGGGGAACTCTCCACTGAGGATCTGTCTGACCTTTGGATGATAAGTCAGGAAACCATGTTTGATGATTCGGTCAACCTGGGTGAGCAATACCGGATTTGGTGGTCCTATATCCCTCATTTTCTCCACACACCGGGCTATGTTTACTCTTATGCCTTTGGCGAGCTGCTGGTCCTGGCCCTCTATCGGATCTACCAGACAGAAGGGGCAGATTCCTTTGTGCCTAAATACATCCAGCTGCTCTCCCAGGGGGGTAAGCAGTCCCCCTATGAACTGCTCAAGCCCTTTGACATCGATCTGAACGACCCGGCCTTCTGGCAAGGTGGACTGGCCGTGATTGAAGAAATGTTAGTCAGTGTGGAAAAAGGGTAA